AGTGTTTTCTTTTGCCAACAACATAAACACCCGCGACGGCGGAACGCACCTTTTGGGCTTCAGAAACGGCGTTTGGGCGACGATAGAGAAATATATCGACGAAAACCGCGAAAATATTAAAGCGCTCAAAGGAAAGCAGAAAGACGGCAAGGCGAAAAAAGGCAAAGAAAAAGACGAAAAGGCGAAAAAAGAAGATAAAATCAAAATTGAGCGCGCGGACTTGTGGGAAGGTCTTACGGCGGTTGTCAGCGTGAAGCTCAGCGAGCCTCAGTTCGAGGGGCAGACAAAGCAAAAATTGGGAAATTCGGGCGTTTCTGCAATCGTGAATAAAAACGTGCAGGAAAGTTTGGGCGCGTATCTTCAGGAAAATCCGAAAATCGCGGAAGAAATTTGCAATAAAATAGTAAATGCGGCGATTGCCAGAGAAGCGGCTCGAAACGCGCAGGAAAACGTTAGAAAAGTGGTAAGGGAAGGTCGCGGAAAATCGGAAAAGCTTACGGATTGCACCAGCAAAATTTTTGCAGAGCGCGAAGTGTTCTTGGTTGAGGGTAATTCGGCGGGCGGAACTGCAAAGCGCGGACGAAACCCCAAAACTCAGGCGATTTTCTGCTTGCGCGGTAAAATTATCAACGTGGAAAAGGCGCGAATTGACAAAGTTTTGATGAACAAAGAAATCGAGGATATGATTTTCCGCGTTTTTAAGTGCGGAATTGGCGATACTTTCGATATGAACACGCTTCGCTACAACAAAATCATAATTATGACCGACGCCGACGTTGACGGGGCGCACATTCGCACGTTGCTTTTGACTTTCTTTTACAGAAAACTGCCTAAACTTATCGAAGAAGGGCACGTTTATATTGCTTGTCCGCCGCTTTTCAGAATTAAAGCAGGGAAAATCGATAAGTATGTTCATTCGGAAGAAGAAAAAGAAAAAGTTATTGAAGAGAATAATCTCAAAGAGAGTAAAAGCGTAAAAGTTTCGCGTTTCAAAGGTCTCGGAGAAATGAACCCCGAAGAGCTTTCGGCAACTACAATGCATCAAAAAACGCGTTATCTGAAAAAAGTGTTTATTGAAGACGCTATTGAAGCGGACAGAATATTTATGACGCTTATGGGCGAAGAAGTAGAGCCGAGAAAAAGATTTATCGAAGAAAACGCCGACAAAGCGGACATTGACGCGTAAAGTAAGTTTAATTTGGAAAATTGTAGGGGCGTATTGCATACGCCCAAAAACGGAGGACGAATTTGAAAAAACCGACAATGCTTATTTCTAACGACGATGGATATTTTGCATCGGGAATTGAG
This Chitinivibrionia bacterium DNA region includes the following protein-coding sequences:
- a CDS encoding DNA gyrase subunit B — encoded protein: MSDDAKKINSDYDADDIKSLKGLEAVRKRPAMYIGSTGSAGLHHLVYEIVDNAIDEALAGYCDRVEVVIHANNGITVKDNGRGIPVGWNKEENMTALELVLCTLHAGGKFDNSNYKVSGGLHGVGSSCVNALSYYMRAEIKRDGRIYEMEFERGDKKDDLKVIGETTERGTTISFYPDPQIFEETKYSFKILTTSLREKAFLNKGIKILITDERENTPEGVREKLEDGKENPLWTGRIAGEPTRHEFCFPNGIIDYVKYLNGAHVNAETGEIAFDEDTKKQLLLPDPVHFNHVEPGMELDVAFQYNDGYDERVFSFANNINTRDGGTHLLGFRNGVWATIEKYIDENRENIKALKGKQKDGKAKKGKEKDEKAKKEDKIKIERADLWEGLTAVVSVKLSEPQFEGQTKQKLGNSGVSAIVNKNVQESLGAYLQENPKIAEEICNKIVNAAIAREAARNAQENVRKVVREGRGKSEKLTDCTSKIFAEREVFLVEGNSAGGTAKRGRNPKTQAIFCLRGKIINVEKARIDKVLMNKEIEDMIFRVFKCGIGDTFDMNTLRYNKIIIMTDADVDGAHIRTLLLTFFYRKLPKLIEEGHVYIACPPLFRIKAGKIDKYVHSEEEKEKVIEENNLKESKSVKVSRFKGLGEMNPEELSATTMHQKTRYLKKVFIEDAIEADRIFMTLMGEEVEPRKRFIEENADKADIDA